From Ignisphaera aggregans DSM 17230, the proteins below share one genomic window:
- a CDS encoding transposase, IS605 OrfB family (COGs: COG0675 Transposase and inactivated derivatives~InterPro IPR010095~KEGG: pcl:Pcal_0427 IS605 family transposase OrfB~PFAM: transposase IS605 OrfB~SPTR: A3MT94 Transposase, IS605 OrfB family~TIGRFAM: transposase, IS605 OrfB family~PFAM: Putative transposase DNA-binding domain~TIGRFAM: transposase, IS605 OrfB family, central region), with amino-acid sequence MTMPGDEGFLTLTTRMRVSPEPEVVELLKKYRDALNYAIMWIIENSIKVGKRYRTPSISAIHRTLYEKLKSYGLPSRVAIDCYREALAIAKSYLGNGANGRIPRVKSLRMWLTSNQSYRIREGYVEIIGGYRLRIIGWDRRYDNYEDREARLVYKGNKMFLMITKRVPKPKDVVPRWILAVDVNERYIYYGNRFFIDRIGTAIDRAVHYRKLAEDLQRRYSSTRYNAWIRRRGILDRIRYFYRKARNIVEDWARKTALEIVMKAKQNSYAVAREDLNGLIESLRKLPKDHRVKMMILSYRKLVYWIDWQSQKHGVRVIIVDPKDTSSECPKCRSKMVENGYRKMKCPLCGFEADRDIVAILNIEKKALKQMGGLLAALTAPQMTDVSPNRCGEPMNPEGNTHPSEWGEGQICYTCIFTT; translated from the coding sequence ATGACTATGCCAGGCGATGAGGGTTTCCTAACCCTCACAACTAGGATGAGGGTTAGTCCCGAGCCCGAGGTAGTCGAGCTCCTCAAGAAGTATAGAGATGCACTCAACTACGCAATCATGTGGATTATTGAGAACTCGATAAAAGTCGGGAAAAGGTATAGAACACCATCTATATCTGCTATTCACAGAACTCTTTACGAGAAGCTGAAGTCTTATGGACTTCCATCTAGAGTTGCGATTGATTGTTATCGGGAGGCTTTGGCGATTGCAAAGTCTTATCTTGGTAATGGTGCTAATGGGAGGATCCCAAGGGTTAAGTCTCTTAGGATGTGGCTAACATCCAACCAGAGTTACAGGATTAGGGAGGGATATGTTGAGATTATTGGTGGTTATAGGCTTAGAATCATTGGCTGGGATAGAAGATATGATAATTATGAGGATAGAGAGGCAAGACTTGTATATAAAGGCAATAAGATGTTTCTAATGATAACTAAGAGGGTGCCCAAGCCAAAGGATGTTGTTCCTAGATGGATTCTTGCTGTAGATGTTAATGAGAGGTATATCTACTATGGTAATAGATTTTTTATTGATAGAATTGGAACAGCTATTGATAGAGCTGTTCACTATAGGAAGCTTGCTGAGGATCTCCAGAGGAGATATTCATCAACAAGATATAATGCTTGGATTAGGAGGAGAGGGATACTCGATAGAATAAGATATTTCTACAGAAAGGCTAGGAATATTGTTGAGGATTGGGCTAGAAAGACAGCTCTAGAAATTGTTATGAAAGCTAAGCAGAATAGCTATGCTGTTGCTAGAGAAGATTTAAACGGATTGATAGAATCTCTAAGAAAACTACCAAAAGATCATAGAGTCAAGATGATGATATTGTCATATAGGAAATTAGTGTATTGGATAGACTGGCAATCACAGAAACATGGAGTTAGAGTAATTATTGTAGATCCAAAGGATACATCTTCAGAATGCCCAAAATGCAGATCAAAAATGGTTGAAAATGGATATAGAAAGATGAAATGTCCATTATGTGGATTCGAAGCTGATAGAGATATAGTGGCGATTCTAAACATTGAGAAGAAAGCACTAAAACAGATGGGGGGACTTCTGGCCGCCCTGACTGCCCCACAGATGACAGATGTATCCCCAAATAGATGTGGGGAACCGATGAACCCTGAAGGGAATACGCACCCTTCAGAGTGGGGAGAAGGTCAGATTTGCTATACTTGCATTTTCACCACTTAA
- a CDS encoding adenylyl cyclase CyaB (COGs: COG1437 Adenylate cyclase class 2 (thermophilic)~InterPro IPR008172:IPR008173~KEGG: dka:DKAM_0982 putative adenylyl cyclase CyaB~PFAM: adenylate cyclase~SPTR: B8D5C7 Putative adenylyl cyclase CyaB~TIGRFAM: adenylyl cyclase CyaB~PFAM: CYTH domain~TIGRFAM: adenylyl cyclase CyaB, putative): MIEKEVKLRIRTSIEDVKRVIDRYGFRFIDRYIETDTYFQHPCRDFRESDEALRIRYRCSSSAGCIYRLTYKGPKKIINGVKYRDEYEVEINDIDNTIAILKSLGFKPVLSFSKIRYIYRDRDVEISIDNLCGVGIFMEIEGDEDRVRELMERFIELGEIVEKTYLEICIDTGRCIPISMDREDMCIEKQLQ; this comes from the coding sequence ATGATTGAGAAGGAGGTTAAGCTAAGGATAAGGACATCTATAGAAGATGTTAAGAGGGTTATAGATAGATATGGATTTAGATTTATAGATAGATATATTGAGACTGATACCTATTTCCAACACCCATGTAGAGATTTTAGAGAGAGTGATGAGGCTCTTAGAATTAGATATAGATGTAGTAGCTCAGCTGGATGTATATATAGACTCACATATAAAGGTCCGAAGAAGATTATCAATGGTGTTAAATATAGAGATGAGTATGAGGTAGAGATAAACGATATTGATAATACTATTGCAATACTTAAGAGCCTTGGCTTTAAACCAGTTCTATCCTTCTCAAAGATTAGATATATATATAGGGATAGAGATGTAGAGATATCTATAGATAATCTATGTGGAGTTGGAATATTTATGGAGATTGAAGGCGATGAGGATAGGGTTAGAGAATTGATGGAGAGATTCATAGAGCTTGGTGAAATTGTTGAGAAGACCTATCTAGAGATATGTATTGATACAGGTAGATGTATTCCTATATCTATGGATAGAGAAGATATGTGTATAGAAAAACAATTGCAGTAG